A stretch of DNA from Oryza brachyantha chromosome 4, ObraRS2, whole genome shotgun sequence:
TAATACTTCATTCTGAAGAATGTGAAAGGCCATATAAGTTGCATCAGAACTTTAATTCAGCACAGTCCCATAAGTTTCTGTTAAACAAGATTAGAGCAATAGCAATATTGCCTTAGTAATATAGACAAACCTGAAAGCAGGGTAATCCCTTGATGTCATCTTGCGTAACAAATAACCACCTAAAAACAGGAAACAAAATATAGCTCATGATTACACAGTATGAGTATATTACAATTTGCAACATGTAAATTGTCATGAGTTTGACTTTGCACCGGGTTTTGCCAATATTTTCATGTTGCACCAGTTGCAGAAAACACCACCTTTTGACGCTGCAGCGTTGACAAATGGCAAGAATTTGTTCATGATAAGTCCATGCTATCAGATTGTGGATTGGTGGTTGATCTAGATTAAGTAGAAGCAAGCAGGGAGGATGATGGTTGTAAGGTGTAACTGGAGATGGTGAAAGGCTTCAAAGAACGGTGCAAAGTAAAACTCAAGTCAACTTTCTTTGTGCAGAGGGAATTTActcttaaattattaaacaatGGCATGCTAGCATGTCCAACGAACAGGAACTTGACTACCTATGGTTGTTTTTGTCTTGAGTTAACTCCTCCATCTTTTCCCGTATTTCACTGCAACAAATAATCAGGGACATAACAAATTAGTCAATAATTTTCAGACTTTGCAACCTCTAAAAGCTGCCAACCTTATACTTCTATCTAAAGCTTGCTCCTGGATGTAAAGGTTTTCAACTTCTGTCTGCAAGAACACCAACAGCAGCTTAGATTCACATCTtcttttataaacatttggataaatttgctacgagtatatatatttaaaagttatctTTTACATGAGAAAACTAGAAAGGTATGTACCTGGAGACATGAAATATCACTATCAAAGTTATTTCCTGAGTCACTCGAACCCCTGTGTTGCCATGAGGTTAGCATCTCACACCATAAATACAAGCATACAAAGAAAACAGAAGATAAAGATTACCTCCAACGAATTCTATTCTTAAGCTTCTTTTCTATCAAACCTGTTCCTTCAAGGACATTTGTAATGTCATATATGCGCCGTTTTCGAACCTGTTTGGTTGGaaacaatatataaacatgtattaaaGATAATGGGAAAAATGACTGTTTGAATGTGAGAGGGGTCCATACATCTAATATATTTGCAGCATCATTCAAGTCTAGAATACCATCTTGAGCCTGCTTGagcaaattaataaattttttggtCAACAGTCCTGAATAAACATCAAAATTCACATGAATAGCTGTCAGTTAAAAAGATAATAAGCTGTACCAAACGAGATGATGTAGGTACATCTAAAAAGGACCATAAATTCATAATGCTGGATTTAACATTTAGGTATGCACAGTTGCAGATTGTTCTAGATGAGGAACTGCTATAATCACCTAATGAATTGTCATAGCGGGAAGAACTGGCAGGAGTAGATGGATTTTTGGGTGAACCTGCAGATATACAAATGTGTGTGCATTGCATTAGTCATAGGAAACAAGTATAAAAACAGAACAAAGCTGTGGGACACAAATAGTTTTCATTTAATCAATATAACTGATGAGGAAGTTTCTACTTGCCAGCATTCGATACAGGTGCCTGAAACCCAGCTTTGCTAAATTTAGCCATTGATTTGTATGTCCTAGCAGATTTTCCAAGAACTGGGGTCATAAGTGGACTTCCAACTCCTTCAGTACATCCAGGGCTAGTCATCGTATGTTCGCTCGACTCAGCAGCCTCACTTTCTCCACAtggagtttttcttttcagctgTGCACATAAAAGGGGAGTATGCATTAGTAAAGTATGCATCAATAAAAGGGCAATAGTATTATGTCGTGGCCAATTACAACGAAAATTGCCACGTAAGTTCTAGTCTCCTAGATGAGCAAATGCAAATGCACTGAAGATGGCTATATGAGCACAACTTCTAGCAGATATATGCAGCTCAAATATCATTCAGGTATATTGTTCTCCAATCTAGAAGCATGACAGAAACCATTTATCTGAATTGTGACATTATCCTCCAAGATGCTCACGAATAAGTTAAAACAACAGTGAAGACATCTAGTTGTCTACAAAGTACCAAATCCTATTAAGTACCTTCATACTATCCAGTCCAGGCCAACGCAATGAATACATCTAGATGTCCACAAAGTACCAAGTCCTAGTACCATCATACTATACTATCCAAGCTGACGCAATTGAACTTTCAAGTTTCAAAACGGATGTTTTTGATAAGGGAACAAAACCTTACGCACTAACCCAGAACCAAATATACCATGATTGATAGATAGATTGCGAACAAAACCTTACGCCCTCCGATTCCGTCCGTACAATATGACTGATAGATAGATTAATTCTAATCTTCCCCCAAACTATTCGCCGATTGTAATAAGCTGCCACAAATCAACCCAAATCCGTGTGTAAATCCTACACCACCcctccaaagaaaaaaactagaaatggCGTTCGCCGTGTACTGCCGAATAACAGCTCGAACTGCATAGAACCCCACAAAACCCGCAGAGAaaccctcccccccccccccccccgaaaAACAAGCCAGTCAATCGGATACAGTAAACCTCCGCAGTAAGCTCGAAGCGGCAACTCACGGCTGTTCTGATGACAATCCCctcctcgatctcgccgccgccatcgccgccccgcgatgatgccgccgccgccgcttcggcGGCGGGGGACTGCGGAAGGGGGAAGCAGTGGTAATCGCCGGGCGCGAAGCGCATCCGCGCCGGCTGCAGCGGCACGAGCCGCTGCACTGACTGGACGACAtgcttcgccgccggcgcacgGCCGCCTCCCGACATggccgccggcgggagggCGGCGGGGAGCTTCCGATCCGCGGGAGGAGCCAGACCGACTCTCAATCGGCCGGCTGGGCGATCACTCCCCACGGACGCGGCCGGCGGACTAGGGTTCCGGCGAGGCAACGGCACCGCGGTGGAGAGCCGTGAggcgggcggcgcgccggcgtcggggaGGGAGGGTAGGGGTGGCAGCGTGGTGGAGGGGTTAAGTGAGAAAAGCGCGAGTGCGAGAAGGAAACGATGGGAGGGAGGGAAATTTTTAGCCGCGTTCGTGCGTCGCGGAAGCGGAGGAGGTGGGCGGGTGGGGCTCGCGGCTTTGAGACGCGGAGGTTTCTCCGAGGGTCCGGATGCAAAAATATCACGCCGCGCGGCCGCGCGGGCACAGACGGGTAGTTTGTGGTGACCACATGTGAGAAACCGTAGGAGAGAAAGGGGAATTCGATTGATTGACAAGAACACACGCAAACGATACAGCTCTCGATCCAACCGGAtcgagcagccgccgccgacgccaagGCGTGATCCAAGCCGAGTGTTCCGTCTAGCTGTCAGACCCCTTTATACATACACTGTCACGCACGCAACTCTCCACAAGTTTGTTATACACGGACCCAATCTGGGCCGTCGTAGCGCTTCCTGGGCCGACGCATTCTCACAGGACGGCCCACGCTGCATGGCGCCTCACTCTGCGGCTGTAGCTTGTCCGGCACGATCCTTCCAGCCGCTGCCTCATCCTCCGCGCCTTCTTCAGGTTTAGCAACGTAGTCCGCCACACCGTCAGGTAGATAACTGACAATCTCCTTCCCTTGAAAGCCGGCTTGCCCCCAAGCCGGTGCAGCAGGAAACCTTGTACGTAGATCAGCAGCATTCTCCCAGGTAGCTTTAGCTGTAGTGTCACCAGACCACTGAGTTAACAATTGAACTTGAGTAGTATTGCCTTGCTTTGCAACGCGATGACCCAAAAATTCCAGAGGAATGTGATGAATATCTGTCATTGGCAACTTCGGCTGCACATGCCCTGAGAATCCCTGAGCGCCCCGGAGTTGAGAGACATGAAAAACCGGGTGAATTTTGCTGGTGATAGGTAGCTGCAATTTATAGGCCACTGCTCCCACACGCTGCAGAATTTGAAAAGGACCGAAGTACTTAAAACTCAGCTTATGGTTAGCTCTGACAGCTACAGAAGTCTGCACATAGGGTTGAAGCTTGACATAAACCCAATCACCAAGCTGGAATTCCCTGAAACTTCGTTTCTTGTCGGCATAAGCCTTCATCTGTTGCTGTGCTCGATTCAGATGCTGCTGCCAACTGCTGGACCAATTGGCGCTCAGATAACCAAGTCTGCAAATCAGCAACTACACTATCTTGAGCAGTAATACCAAAATAGTTTGGAGTATGACCATACAACACTTGAAAGGGTGTTTTGCCCAGTGTGGAGTGATAAGACGTGTTATACCAGAACTCTGCAAGGTACAGCCATGAAGACCATTTGGTTGGTGTGGAGTGCACAAAGCACCTGAGATAAATTTCCAGGCATTGGTTGACTcgctctgtctgaccatcagTTTGTGGATGGAATGTTGTACTCGTATGCAATTTGGAACCTGATTTAGTGAATAACTGATTCCAGAATTGACTAGTAAATATCTTATCTCTGTCTGAAATGATGATTTGAGGGAGCCCATGCAGCTTGTAAATATGTTTCATGAAAAGATTAGCCACACTGTGAGCAGTGAATGGATGGGACAAGGGTATGAAATGTGCATACTTAGAAAATTTATCCACTACTACCAGAATGCAAGTATAATGATCAGATTTTGGTAAGCCTTCGATGAAATCCATGGATATCATCTGCCATGCACCAGTTGGTACCGGTAATGGTTGAAGTAGTCCCGGGTACTTAGATCTATCAGGCTTAGCTTGTAGGCAAATCTGACATTCTTGTAGCTGTTGCTTGATCATCTTTTTCATACCAGGCCAAGCAAATAACTGTTTAATCTTTCTGTAAGTAACCAGAAACCCAGAATGTCCTCCCATAGGTTGATCATGAAGTTCAGTAATGATTTTCTTCTGTAAATTGATATTGCCTCCCAACCAAACTCTGTTCTTATACTTTATAATGCCATTCTGTAAAGTGAAGGAGGGTCTGGAGTGGCCATTAATACTCAATTCAGTTAAGAGTTGAGTGGTATGGGAATCATCCTGATAACCTTGTGTCAATTCTCGCATCCAGAGGGGAGTAACTGAAGATATAGCCATCATATCTATTGTGTCAGTTTCCTTTCTAGATAAAGCATCAGCTGCTGCATTGAAAGATCCTTTTCTGTACTGTATTTTGTATTGAAGACCAAGTAACTTCGTGAAAGCTTTCTGCTGCCAAGTTGTGTGCAGTCGTTGGTCGGCTAAATGAACTAAGCTGTGATGGTCAGTAAGAATGAGAAATTCTTGATGTTGTAAGTAAGGTCTCCAATGAGCAACTGCTAACAGAATGGCCATACATTCCTTTTCATATGTAGATAATCCCTTAGTTCTTGGACCCAATGATTTGCTCAAATAGGCAATAGGGTGAGTGTCCTGAGATAATACAGCTCCAAAACCAACTTCACTTGCATCAGTTTCAACAGTAAaagttttggaaaattttggtAAGGCAAGGACTGGTGCTGACACTAGAGCAGATTTCAGCTGCTGAAAGGCTGTTTCAGCATGAGCATTCCAATTAAACTTTTGATCCTTTCTCAGCAATTGCATCAAAGGCTTGCTAATAATTCCAAAGTCTTTCACAAAACGTATGTAATACCCAGCTAACCCCAGAAAACTTCTGAGCTTCTTTACTGTTGTGGGTACAGGCCAATCAACAATGTCCTGAATTTTCTTTGGGTCAGTGGACACTCCTTCAGCACTTATAATGTGGCCTAAGTATCCTATTTGAGACTGCATAAAAGCATACTTGGATAGTTTAATCTTCCACTGATGCTGCTGGAGCAACTGAAGAACTTGTTTCAGATGAGCAAGACGAGAAGTGATATCAGGGCggtaaattaatatatcatcaaAAAAGACTATGGCAGATTTCCTTAGTACAGGTTGAAGTGTTTCATTCATAGCACTTAAGAATGTGGCTGGTGCACCAGTAAGACCAAATGACATGACTAGATACTCATAGTGGCTAGAATGAGTTTGAAATGCAGTCTTATATTCATCTCCTTCTACCATTCTTATTTGATGGTAACCCGAACGAAGGTCCAGTTTAGAAAACCAGCGAGAACCTGATAACTCGTCCAATAGTTCATCCATAACAGGAACGGGATATTTGCTTTTATGAGTAATAGCATTAAGTCCCCTGTAATCAATGCAAAGTCTCCATGTACCATCCTTCTTTTTAACTAGTAATGCAGGAGAGGAGAAAGCACTTTTACTTGGTTGAATCACCCCAGCTTGTAACATTTCAGAGACTTGCTTCTCTATCTCATCTTTTAGTGCAGGGCTGTACCTGCAAGGTCTCAAGTTAATGGGTTGTGCTCCAAATACCAAAGGAATAGAACGATCACAAGATCTTCTTGGTGGTAAACCATCAGGTTCCTTGAATAAATCCTAGAATTCTTGGAGTAGAGGTTGTACTACTGAAGGTATAATGTTTGACTGATCTGTAGTAGTAGCTTCTACATGAACAGCATACAGGACAGAACTAGTTTTAATCATGCCATGTAGTTGATCACAGTTTATACTGTTCCCAGTAGTCATTCTAGCTACTACACCCTAAAGCCTCACTGATTTACCTTGGTAATTGAATTCCAGCCATTTATTTTCCCAATCAATTTGCATTGGACTGTACTGCTCCAACCAATCCATGTCCAATATAATATCATAATTGCCTAATGGTAACAGCTTGAAATCATTTGTAAAGCAATTTCCCTACATCCACCATTGACACTGAGGTATAAATTGGGTACAATTTAGTTGGCCCCCATCTG
This window harbors:
- the LOC102709641 gene encoding transcription factor E2FB-like isoform X1; translated protein: MSGGGRAPAAKHVVQSVQRLVPLQPARMRFAPGDYHCFPLPQSPAAEAAAAASSRGGDGGGEIEEGIVIRTALKRKTPCGESEAAESSEHTMTSPGCTEGVGSPLMTPVLGKSARTYKSMAKFSKAGFQAPVSNAGSPKNPSTPASSSRYDNSLGLLTKKFINLLKQAQDGILDLNDAANILDVRKRRIYDITNVLEGTGLIEKKLKNRIRWRGSSDSGNNFDSDISCLQTEVENLYIQEQALDRSISEIREKMEELTQDKNNHSVKRWCFLQLVQHENIGKTRWLFVTQDDIKGLPCFQNEVLIAIKGPRGSTLEVPDPDEAGDYLQRRYRILLRSTMGPIDLYLVSQYKKMEALGDTATPPRHASVIEPPSIATEAGQSDTQDMFPNVQQDIQKTLELNASNAFGGIKKITPSDVDTDVDYWLLTDGDISITDMWTTASEMRDQMDINDFLAEEIRDAPCALNQTPAAASEPTAVGFNPDEQ
- the LOC102709641 gene encoding transcription factor E2FB-like isoform X2, with amino-acid sequence MSGGGRAPAAKHVVQSVQRLVPLQPARMRFAPGDYHCFPLPQSPAAEAAAAASSRGGDGGGEIEEGIVIRTALKRKTPCGESEAAESSEHTMTSPGCTEGVGSPLMTPVLGKSARTYKSMAKFSKAGFQAPVSNAGSPKNPSTPASSSRYDNSLGLLTKKFINLLKQAQDGILDLNDAANILDVRKRRIYDITNVLEGTGLIEKKLKNRIRWRGSSDSGNNFDSDISCLQTEVENLYIQEQALDRSISEIREKMEELTQDKNNHRWLFVTQDDIKGLPCFQNEVLIAIKGPRGSTLEVPDPDEAGDYLQRRYRILLRSTMGPIDLYLVSQYKKMEALGDTATPPRHASVIEPPSIATEAGQSDTQDMFPNVQQDIQKTLELNASNAFGGIKKITPSDVDTDVDYWLLTDGDISITDMWTTASEMRDQMDINDFLAEEIRDAPCALNQTPAAASEPTAVGFNPDEQ